The following coding sequences are from one Eucalyptus grandis isolate ANBG69807.140 chromosome 11, ASM1654582v1, whole genome shotgun sequence window:
- the LOC104425119 gene encoding probable phosphopantothenoylcysteine decarboxylase → MASAETAGTERGPLPTNGAPRKPRILLAASGSVAAIKFANLCHCFSEWAEVKAVATKASLHFIDRASLPRDVVLYTDEDEWSSWSKIGDSVLHIELRRWADIMIIAPLSANTLGKIAGGLCDNLLTCIVRAWDYTKPIFVAPAMNTFMWNNPFTERHLMTVDELGISLIPPVSKRLACGDYGNGAMAEPSHIYSTVRLFYESRVQAGSSNF, encoded by the exons ATGGCATCGGCAGAAACTGCAGGTACTGAAAGAGGGCCATTACCAACCAATGGTGCTCCAAGGAAGCCGCGGATATTGCTGGCCGCTAGTGGAAGCGTGGCTGCAATCAAGTTTGCGAACCTGTGTCATTGTTTCTCTGAGTGGGCCGAAGTGAAAGCAGTTGCCACTAAGGCTTCTTTACATTTCATTGATAGAGCATCACTGCCCAGGGATGTAGTCCTTTACACTGATGAGGATGAATGGTCAAGTTGGAGTAAAATAGGGGACAGCGTCCTTCACATTGAGCTGCGCCGATGGGCTGATATCATGATCATTGCTCCACTATCAGCGAATACGCTGGGCAAG ATTGCAGGAGGCTTGTGTGACAATCTCCTAACATGCATCGTTCGAGCATGGGACTACACCAAGCCCATCTTTGTCGCACCAGCTATGAACACTTTCATGTGGAACAACCCCTTCACAGAGCGGCACCTTATGACAGTTGATGAGCTTGGAATTTCTCTGATTCCTCCTGTATCAAAGAGGCTGGCTTGTGGTGACTACGGAAATGGGGCAATGGCCGAACCTTCGCACATCTACTCGACCGTGAGACTTTTCTATGAGTCTCGAGTTCAAGCAGGCAGCAGTAACTTTTAG